From Polynucleobacter paludilacus:
GCGACATTGATGGCCGTGGGCGTATGGCATATTTGGGGCCTGAAAATGAGCGTGTTTTAGAGTTGATAGAGAGTCGTAAAAAAGTAAAAGAGGGCTCTCTTCAGGATCAAACGCAAAAATTGGCTGCTTCAGCTCAAGCTTTGGGTTGTATGAGTACGCTTCAAAAACATTTTCGTGTCATCAACCGACTTGAGCAATATGGATTTTTTAGTGCAGGGGGGATTTTAATTGGCACCCACGCATTTTTAGCGATGGGTAATATGCTGGGGGTGCAATGGACATCTGCACAGCAAACAATGGATGTCGATTTTGCTCATGCAGGTAATAATGTTTCGATTGCCTTGGCTGCCAATATGAAGATTTCTGTTCATGATGCTCTGAGTTCGCTGGAGATGGGTTTACTGCCGATTGCAGAGTTCTCTGGCAAAACTGGGGCTCAGTACCGCAATCCCCTAGACTCGGAACTGCGTCTGGATTTTGTTACCGCCGAAACTCGTAGCGGAGGCCCAGTTGTTCTGCCTGAACTAGGCCTTGCACTCGAGTGTTTAAAGTTTATGGAGTTCTCTTTGGTTGATACAACTCAGGCAGTTCTTCTGAGTAAGCAAGGTGCTTGTATTGTGAATATTCCTTCACCAGAGCGCTACGCAGTGCATAAGTTAATTGTTTACGGGGAGAGGCCGAATAGCGATCGTGTAAAAGCAAATAAAGATCTCATGCAGGCCGCTGCTATTTTTCAAGTGCTGTCTGATAATGGGCAAATAGAGTTAATTAGGAGAGCTTGGCGTAACGCTGAAGAACGTGGACCAGGATGGAAAAAAAGACTCAATCAGGGTAAGTTGGCGCTCTTAAAACAATATCCAGAACTATTAAAGATCAGTAATGCGTAATTTCTATTGACCGGATTAATTTAAAAAATATTCGGCTCTATCTGCAACTGCACTCCAAAGGTTTCGTGCACTTTATCTTGAATCTGTTTTGCTAGACCAAGAATATCTTGAGCGCTACCGCCACCATAGTTCACTAAGACTAGAGCCTGCTTGTCATAGACCCCTACAGGTCCTATACGTTTGCCTTTGAAGCCGCATTGATCAATCAGCCAGCCTGCAGCAAGCTTACGCCGACCTGCTGCATCTGGAAAAGACACGATTGCGGGATATTGCTTCGCTAGCTCGGTGCATTGCGCATCACTGACAATCGGATTCTGAAAAAAACTACCTGCATTACCCAGGACTTTAGGATCGGGCAATTTGCTCGCGCGTATGGCACAAACGGCATTGAAAATTTCCTGTGGGGTGGGGCTCCGATTGGAAAATTGCTTTGCTAGTTCAGCGTAAGTCAATTTTGGGACCCAGGCTTTTGGAAGTTTAAAAGTGACATGGGCGATGATGAAACGATTAGGATTCTGTTTGAAGTAACTATCCCGATAAGCAAAGGTACATTGATCATTGCTGAAAGTTACAAACTTTTCCGCCTGAGTATCAAATGCCTCAACACACTCAATAAAGTTGGCGACTTCCGAACTATAAGCACCAATATTTTGAATTGGAGAGGCGCCTACGGTTCCTGGAATAAGGGCAAGGTTTTCCATTCCAGGAAAATCTTGCGCAAGAGTCCACTGTACAAAATCGTGCCAATGTTCACCAGCACCTACTCGAATCAATGTCTCTGTTCCATCGCTAGAAAGAACTTCTTTGCCAGCAATATCGATTAAAAGGGTGATCCCAGGCAATACGCTTGGAAGAACCACATTACTGCCTCCCCCTAAGACTTGCCAAGGCAGGCCATGAGCTTTGATGTCTTGTAAAAGCAAAGGAATTTGCTCGGATTTGGAAATCACAATCGCTTGCTCAGCGTAGGACTCGATTCCTAAGGTATTGCGCTGCAAGAGCCCAAGCTTTGGCGTGCAGTTGGCAAGGGTTGTGCTTGATGAGGGCAAGTTCATGCCACAATCTTATTCGTCTTCGGCGTTTTGGGAAAAAAATCCCAGAAAATGCTAAAAAAGTGCAAAGTTAAAGTATTCATACAGGAGTGAAAAATGCCCTCATTTGATGTGGTTTGTGAACCCGATATGGTTGAACTTAAAAATGCCATTGAGCAGTCCAATAAAGAAATCGCCAATCGCTTTGACTTCAAAGGTTCGGATAGCCGAGTCGAGCAAAAAGATGAAGCCCTCATTTTGTATGGCGATGATGACTTTAAATTGGGTCAGGTCAGAGATGTGCTGGTTGGTAAGATGGCCAAGCGCAACGTCGATGTGCGTTATCTGAAAGACGATAAGACCGAGACGATTGGTGGCGATAAGCGCAAGCAAACCATGAAGATCCAAAAAGGCATTACCTCAGAGTTGTCTAAAAAAGTCGTTCGCATCATTAAAGATAGCAAGATCAAAGTGCAAGCCAGTATTCAAGGTGACGCTGTGCGCGTCACTGGTGGTAAGCGCGATGATCTACAAGAAGTGATGACTATGTTGCGTAAAGAAGTTACTGAGGCGCCACTGGGTTTTAATAATTTCCGTGACTAAGGCATTGGAGGTTTGACCACTTTACTTGGTGGGTTATGTATATTATAGTAATATACATAAATGATTGATTTTGAGCTAATATTAGGGTTCCAGTGGGACGCAGGAAATGCTTATAAAAATAAGGATAAGCATGGTGTATCGCAGGTGGAGGCTGAAGAGATCTTTTTTAATCAGCCGCTATTGATTCAGGATGATGCTAAACACAGTATTGGGGAAAGTCGATTTCTTGCTCTGGGTATCACTGCAGATGGTAAACAGTTATCGGTAATTTTTACCTTGAGGGTTCAAAGCAGCTTGATCCGTGTGGTTTCAGCAAGGCCGATGAGCAAGAAAGAGAGGGAATTTTATGAAAAAGTCCAATAAAGTAATTCCACAATTTAAGAGCGAGAAAGAGGAGCGCGCATTCTGGGAAAAGAATGATGCTTCGGAATATTTTGATTTATCCAAAGCGGTACGTGTGGTCATGCCCAATCTAAAGCCAACGACAGCCTCAATTTCTTTGCGTTTATCTCAAAGTTTTCTAGAGGGGATTAAATCACAAGCAAATAAAATGGATGTGCCTTATCAGTCGCTTATGAAAATCTGGCTAGCTGAAAAACTAGAAGAGGCAACCAAATAAGGAAGGTTATTAATCCGCTTTTTAAGGTTGAATACCTTGATTAATCAATCAAGCCAACAAGCCATCGACCAATTTTGCGATGCTTGTTGGTTAGAAGATGGCCTTTCCCAAAACAGCCTAGCGGCCTATCGACGTGACGTACTGCTCTTTGCGCAGTGGCTCTATTTGCAAAATAGCAAAATCGATTTATACGGCGTAGGTGAAAAAGAACTCACTGCCTATATTGCTTCTAAGCGCAGTGACAAGGCGACTACGGCTAATCGACGCTTAACCGTCTTTAAAAGGTTTTACCGTCATGCGCTGCGCATGAATTTAGTGAAGGCAGATCCTTGTTTGGGATTGCGTGCTGCTAAGCAAGCCTTGCGTTTTCCGAAGACACTCTCCGAGGCGCAAGTCACTGATTTACTCAATGCCCCAGATATTGATACGCCTTTGGGACTGCGGGATCGCACGATGTTAGAGCTCATGTATGCCAGTGGCCTGCGTGTTTCTGAAATCGTTTCCTTAAAAACGATTGCCATAGGCTTGAATGAAGGCGTTGTGAGGGTGGTAAACGGTAAGGGCGGTAAAGAACGTCTTGTGCCTTTTGGAGCAGAAGCAGGGCAGTGGTTGTGTCGATATTTGGCCGATGCCAGAACTTCGATTCTGGAAGGTAAAACCAGTGATGCCGTTTTTATTGGGCGTCATACGGGCGGGGCGCTGACACGCCAAGCCTTTTGGGCCTTAATTAAACGCTATGCATTACAAGCCAATATTCCTGTGGCTTTATCACCGCACACCTTAAGACACGCATTTGCAACGCATTTACTCAATCATGGTGCGGATTTGCGGGTCGTACAACTCTTATTGGGACATGCTGATATTTCGACGACCCAGATCTATACCCATGTAGCGCGTGAACGCCTGAAATCGATTCATCAGCAACACCATCCGCGAGGTGCATGACCATAAGTGGTTAAGATAGGGTTATGGATCCTTTAGTCTACTTACTTATTCCCATTGCTTATTTGATTGGTTCAATTTCTTTTGCCGTGATGGTGAGCAAGTGCATGAACTTGCCCGATCCTTATACCTATGGTTCCGGTAATCCGGGCGCCACTAATGTACTGCGCACCGGTAATAAAAAAGCGGCTGTACTCACCCTGATTGGCGATGGTGCGAAAGGCTTTATTGCGCTAGTACTGGCTCGCTGGCTCTTAGGTGATGACACTTTGGTTGGGACCTTGAACTCTTGGGTCCTCTGTGGCGTTGTCTTGGCGGTATTTTTAGGACACCTCTTTCCAGTCTTTCATGGATTCAGAGGAGGCAAAGGGGTTGCTACCGCCTGCGGTATTTTGTTTGGGATCAACTGGATATTGGGCTTAGCCACATTAAGCACTTGGTTGATTGTGGCTTTTTTTACCCGATACTCATCTTTGGCGGCGATCTGCGCTGCCATCTTTGCTCCGGTGTATTGCGTCTTTTTATTTGGTGTTGAGCCGATGGGCCTGACTTTGACAGTCATGTGTGTATTGATGCTCTGGCGCCATCGCAATAACATCGTCAAATTATTGGATGGATCCGAAACGCGGATTGGTTCAAAGAAAACCTAAGAAAGAAAACACATGACCATCGCCTACGCTTGCATCCTCTTCATGGGTTTGTTGCCTTATGTCGCTGCTGGAATTGCTAAAAAAGGTTTTCAGAACTACGACAATAGTCGTCCTCGCGAGTGGCTCTCAAAACAAGAGGGCTTTCGGGCCAGAGCGAATGCTGCGCAGGCCAATTTGTTTGAATCGCTTCCCCTCTTTTTTGCAGCAGTCATCATTGCATCCATTGCGCATGCACCGCAAGCCTACTTAGATCTTCTGGCCTTAGCCTTTGTGGCTACCCGCATTATTTATCTTATTTGTTATGTTGGAAATTGGCCTACTGCAAGATCCATTGTGTGGGCCTGCGGTATTGCCTGTATAGTCGCGATCTTTTGTCAAATCTAATTTATTTATCACCTCATCTTTATGCCAACTAAACCCATTGTTAAAAAGACCGTAGCTAAGAAAGCCACGGCTAAGAATCCTGCTGGCGCCGCAAGTAAGCGTGAAGCAGGTACACCTTTATCAGTCATTATTCGCCGCCGTATTGAAGCCCAAAAAGCGCGCTTTCATGCCAATGACAATATTGCTGCTTTCATTGAGCCGGGTGAGCTAGAGGGTTTAGTTGATGAAGTAGCGCAAAAGATGCAAGCCGTTTTAGAAAGCTTGGTAATTGATACCAAGAATGATCACAACACTCAAAAAACGAGTGAGCGAGTTGCCAAGATGTTCGTGCAGGAAGTATTTAATGGACGTTATGTTGAGCAGCCTAGCTTAACCAAGTTTCCTAATGTGAGCCACCTCAATGAGCTCATGATCATTGGGCCCATCACAGTACGAAGTGCTTGCTCGCATCATCTGTGCCCCATCATGGGCCGCATCTGGATTGGTGTCTTGCCAAGCAAGACCTCAGCCTTGATTGGTTTATCAAAGTACTCCCGTTTAACTGAGTGGGTGATGTGTCGTCCGCAAATTCAGGAAGAAGCGGTGGTGGAGTTAGCTGACATGCTCGAGAAAAAGATTAAACCGATTGGTGTTGCAGTCGTAATGGAGGCCGATCACTTTTGTATGCAATGGCGGGGTGTCAAAGACCGAGATTCGAAGATGGTTAATAGCGTCATGCGCGGTTCTTTCTTAAAAGATCCCAATCTGCGCCGAGAATTTCTCTCCTTAATTGATAAGCGCTAATTGAAAAATAGTTACTGATCAATATTGAGCTGATGCGCAACTTACTCTCCATCATCAGTAGCTTGCTTTTATTTGGGCTGCTTGCCTGTTCAGGCCCGCAGTTTCCTAAGACCAATAGCGATCCAGCCAAAAATAATCCCAAGACCTTCAATCAAGATTTAAATGATTGCATTGAGGTTTACCCAACTGGTCTTGCTGGGGTGGAAGTAAAACAACGTATCTCATGTATGAACCTCAAAGGCTGGCATTAATACCTTTAAGCAATCATCTGATCTGCTTTTGAGAACAATTCTCAAGTAAATTTTCAATGAAATCAATATCTTAAGTAGGCCAGTTAGTTATTTTAGCTTCTGTTTTATGATTCATCCAGTATTTTGTTACCACTTATTTTTTCTGGAGATCATATGCAAACTAGTCGTCGCCAATTCATGATTCTTTCTGCTGCTGGTGCTGCAACTTTAGCTTTGAATAGCAAAGTACAAGCGCAAGCAATGGTTGCCCCTACTGATCCTCAGGCTGTTGCATTGGGTTATGTAGCCGATGCCTCAAAGGTAGACAAAGCAAAGTACGCTAAATTTGTTGCTGGCTCCCATTGCGGTAACTGCGCACTGTATCAAGGTGCTGCAGGTTCTGCTGCTGGTGGCTGCGCCCTGTTTGCCGGTAAGCAAGTTGCAGGTGCTGGCTGGTGCTCCGCTTACGCTAAAAAGGCTTAAGTTAGACCCTAGAGCAATTAACTTATTGCCTTTGTTGGTGATGATTGAAAAAGCCACCCCAGGGTGGCTTTTTCTTTGGTAGATACAAAACCTGCTAAAAACATGGCTATGCGTACTTTTAAAGAAGCAATCAAGCACTATTCCTTTTACCTTGGTGGAGACCAGCCTCCAGTGGGTTGGCAAGAGCGCGCCAGGACAGTTTTAGGGGCGTTTATTGGCATAACGTTAGTGCTCACTATCGCAAAATACCTTGGTGAGACAGCGGGTATCGATGAATGGTTGATGGCCTCTTTAGGAGCGAGTGCATTGCTGGTTTTTGCTCTTCCGCAAAGTCCTCTAGCACAGCCTTGGGCGGTCATTGCCGGCAATACGCTCTCAGCTTTAGTGGGCATCACCTGCGCCCACTTTACGGATTTACCCATTTCAGTGACTTTGGCGCTAGCCGCTTCGCTGTCGATTTTAGGGATGTTTATCCTGCGCTGCCTGCACCCACCAGCTGCAGCAGTAGCCCTTATTGCAGTGCTGGGGCACGTTCTGCACTACCGCTATGCGTTTTTCCCGGTGATGGTGGACTCGATCCTACTCATCCTGGCTGGAGCGCTCTATAGCAATCTGACGGGCAAACCTTACCCCAACCACCCTAAATAAGGGTTTAGGAATAGGGCAATACAATCCTATTGGACTTTGCCAGCAGCGATTGAGGCTTTGCAGTCTTTAATGCTGTAGTTCTGAAATTTGCCAAAGTTCTCTTGACGAACCGATTGACCGCATTCTGAGACCGAATTGCGTAAATTGATTTTGGGGATATTGCCTGTGCTCATGAAAATCTCCTCTATTTTTTATCAACAGCCTACAAAATTGAAATACCTTTTCCTAAATCAGTTTGCCCTAAAACGGGATTGACCCCATCAAAATCATGCTATATACTGTTGCTATATACCAAGGAGGTGTTCATGGCTATTACTACTTCCACAGTTTTTACGAACAATCGCTCTCAAGCCGTGCGTCTACCCACTGAGGCTCGTTTACCCGATGCGGTGAAAAAGGTCATTGTGCGCACCCGTGGCCACGAGAGAATCATCACCCCTATTGAAAATACTTGGGACTATTTTTTTCTTAGTGGCCCACTGGTGACTGACGACTTTATGAGCGAGCGTGGAGAGCAAAAACCTGCAGTTCGAGAGTCTTTCTGATGATCAAGTATTTGCTTGATACCAATATCGTGATTTATGTTCTCAAGCGCAGGCCCATTGAGGCCTTAGAAGCCTTTAATAAAAACGCCAATCGTATGGCAATTTCAAGTATCACTCTCTCAGAGCTCATCTATGGCGCTGAAAAGAGCGCAAATGTCGATAAAAATCTTGAGGCTGTTGAGGATTTTGTTAGTCACCTTGATGTTCTGTCCTATGACGCTAAAGCATCCCAGCAGTATGGGCAAATTAAAGCTGGTCTAGAAAAGCGCGGGGAACTTATCGGAGAGAATGACATCCATATTGCTGCCCATGCGATTAGCCAGGGCCTAATTCTGGTCAGTAACAATTTAAAAGAGTTCAAAAGGGTGCCTAACCTTGCTTTAGAGAATTGGGTTTAAAAGCCTATAAAATCGATCTGTTCAGAAAATTAGGATTAATCAGCCTCATGACAAGCGTTACCCCCGTTATCCTTTGTGGTGGTTCCGGCACGCGTCTTTGGCCTTTATCACGCTCGGGCTTTCCTAAGCAATTTTTAGTTCTATCTGGCGGCGACTCAAAACTCAGTTTGTTTCAAGAAGCGATTGAGCGCATTAATGCAATTACCAATCAAGATATTGATTTAGGTCCAACCTTAATTGTGACTAATGAAGAGCATCGCTTTTTGGCTTTAGATCAATTGCGTGAATTGCCCAGTATCAAAGCCACGCTATTACTAGAGCCTATCGGTCGCAATACTGCACCGGCCTTAACTCTAGCAGCCTTTCAGGCGCGCGATGGCGGACCCAATACTGAGCTTGATCCAATTTTGGTGATTACCCCTGCGGATCAAACTGTACAAAACACGGCTGCATTTGTTAAAGCTTTGCAAGAGTGCATTGCAGTAGTTAATGCAGATCAAAGTAAAAAGACCATTGCCATTTTAGGGATCACACCCACAGCGCCTGAGACGGGCTATGGCTATATTGAGCGTATGCAAGAGCAGGGCGCTCATCATGAATACACCGTTGCCAAGTTTGTGGAAAAGCCAGATAGCAAAACTGCGCAGAGTTATTTGGCTGATGGAAACTATCTGTGGAATAGTGGGATGTTTGTCCTGCGCGCGAGTACTTGGTTGGCAGCTTTAAAAGAATTCAGATCCGATATTTTTGGCGCGAGTGAAACCGCGTGGCAAGGCAAAAGCATGGATCAATCGGGCGAGGTCAGTTTTGTTAGGCCCGATAAAGATTTATTTACCAGCATTCCTAGTGAATCGATTGACTACGCCGTCATTGAAAAATGCCCGGGCACCAGTTTTAGTGTCAAGATGGTAGAGCTCAATGCCGGTTGGAATGACTTGGGTGCTTGGGATGCCGTTTGGCAAGTGGGTAGTCAAGATAGCAATGGCAACGTCACGAGTGGCGACACCTTACTCTCCAATACCAAGAACTCTTTAGTCCACGCCAGTACCCGTTTAGTGAGTACCGTGGGTATTGATAATTTAGTGATTATTGAAACAGCGGATGCCGTATTAGTAGCCGATAGAGCCAACAGCCAGGATGTGAAACACATCGTCTCTCAATTAGATGCGCAAAAGCGGGAAGAGAAAAATCTCCATCGTAAGGTCGCTCGGCCTTGGGGTTGGTATGACAGTGTGGACGAGGGCGAGCGCTTTAAAGTGAAACGTATTCAGGTAAAGCCGGGCGCCAGCCTGTCCTTGCAAATGCATCATCATCGCGCTGAGCATTGGATTGTGGTTAAAGGCATTGCGCAGATTACCAATGGCGATCAGGTGATCACCCTACAAGAAAATCAAAGTACGTTTATTCCCCAAGGGCAGACCCATCGCTTGGCCAACCCTGGCAAAGAGCCTTTAGAAATTATCGAAGTGCAGTCGGGTAGTTATTTAGGCGAAGACGACATTGTGCGTTTTGAAGATACCTACGGACGTAGTTAGTAAATACAAGATTACAAGCAAGAGAAATTCATATGACGAACGATAAAACTGCGAAACAAAAAGTTGCCCTAATCACCGGTATTACCGGACAAGACGGATCCTATTTGGCTGAGTTCTTATTGGAAAAAGGCTACATGGTCCACGGTATTAAGCGCCGCGCCTCTTCGTTCAATACCGAGCGCGTCGATCATCTTTATCAAGACCCACATATCAATCATCGTCACTTTGTATTGCATTATGGTGATTTGACCGATTCAAGTAATTTAACCCGCATCATTCAGCAAACTCAGCCAGATGAAATTTATAATTTGGGCGCGCAATCTCATGTGGCCGTTTCTTTTGAATCGCCTGAGTACACTGCCAATGTTGATGCGATGGGTCCTTTGCGAATCTTGGAGGCGATTCGGATTTTGGGTCTGGAGAAGAAGACCCGTTTTTATCAAGCCTCCACTTCGGAGCTCTATGGCCTAGTACAAGAGATTCCTCAAAAAGAAACCACACCCTTTTATCCACGCAGCCCCTATGCGGTAGCCAAGCTCTATGCTTATTGGATTACAGTGAACTATCGTGAAGCCTATGGCATGTATGCCTGCAACGGGATTCTTTTTAATCATGAGTCTAAGCGTCGTGGCGAGACCTTTGTGACCCGCAAGATTACCCGGGGTTTATCCAATATTGCCCAAGGTCTAGAGCAATGCTTATACATGGGCAATATGGATGCGCTACGCGACTGGGGCCATGCCAAAGACTATGTGCGTATGCAATGGTTGATGTTGCAACAAGAACAACCAGAAGATTTTGTGATTGCGACTGGAGTGCAATTTACTGTCCGTGAATTTATTGTCCGTAGCGCCAAGCAATTGGGCATCACCCTCAAGTTTGAAGGTAAGGCTGAGAAAGAAGAGGGCATTGTGGCAGCCATCGAGGGAGATAAAGCCCCCGCCCTCAAGGTGGGTGATGTCATTGTAAAGATTGATCCACGCTACTACCGTCCTACTGAAGTCGAGACCCTTTTAGGTGATCCGGCCAAAGCCAAAGCCAAATTAGGTTGGGTTCCCGAAATTACCATCGATCAGATGATTGTGGAGATGGTTGCAAACGACCTAGATCAAGCAAAACAACATGCTTTATTGAGTAAGCATGGCTACTCTGTATCGGTTGGCAAAGAGAACTAAAAGTAAAAAAGATAAAAAAGTAAATACGTGAACCAAGATCTCAATCAAAAGATTTATGTTGCAGGGCATCGTGGCATGGTGGGTTCTGCCATTGTTCGCCAACTTCAACAAAAGGGATTTACCAATATTGTTACTCGCAGCCGTGATGAGCTAGATTTAAGTAATCAAGCGGCGGTTCAGGCTTTCTTTGCTCAAGAAAAGCCTGACCAGGTCTATCTAGCTGCAGCTAAAGTTGGCGGCATTTATGCGAACAACGCATTTCCAGCGGAGTTCATTTACCAAAACCTCATGATAGAAGTCAATGTGATTCACCAGGCCTTTGAGGCTGGTGTAAAGAAATTACTATTTTTGGGGTCAAGCTGCATTTACCCCAAGTTGGCTCCACAGCCGATGGCAGAAGGTGCCTTGCTTACAGGATTGCTTGAGGCTACGAATGAGCCTTATGCAATTGCAAAAATTGCCGGCATCAAGTTATGTGAAAGCTATAACCGGCAATATGGCCAGTCTCATGGCATTGATTACCGTAGCGTAATGCCAACCAATTTATATGGCCCAGGCGATAGCTATCATCCAGAAAATAGCCATGTCATCCCTGCATTAATTAGACGATTTCATGAGGCAAAGGTTACAAATGCACCAGAAGTATTAATCTGGGGAACAGGAAATCCTAGGCGAGAGTTTCTGTATGTAGATGACATGGCTGCTGCTTCAGTATTTGTGATGGATCTGACTAAAGAGATCTATGATCAACATACGTCGCCGATGCAAAGTCATATCAATGTAGGCTT
This genomic window contains:
- the gmd gene encoding GDP-mannose 4,6-dehydratase; the protein is MTNDKTAKQKVALITGITGQDGSYLAEFLLEKGYMVHGIKRRASSFNTERVDHLYQDPHINHRHFVLHYGDLTDSSNLTRIIQQTQPDEIYNLGAQSHVAVSFESPEYTANVDAMGPLRILEAIRILGLEKKTRFYQASTSELYGLVQEIPQKETTPFYPRSPYAVAKLYAYWITVNYREAYGMYACNGILFNHESKRRGETFVTRKITRGLSNIAQGLEQCLYMGNMDALRDWGHAKDYVRMQWLMLQQEQPEDFVIATGVQFTVREFIVRSAKQLGITLKFEGKAEKEEGIVAAIEGDKAPALKVGDVIVKIDPRYYRPTEVETLLGDPAKAKAKLGWVPEITIDQMIVEMVANDLDQAKQHALLSKHGYSVSVGKEN
- the fcl gene encoding GDP-L-fucose synthase codes for the protein MNQDLNQKIYVAGHRGMVGSAIVRQLQQKGFTNIVTRSRDELDLSNQAAVQAFFAQEKPDQVYLAAAKVGGIYANNAFPAEFIYQNLMIEVNVIHQAFEAGVKKLLFLGSSCIYPKLAPQPMAEGALLTGLLEATNEPYAIAKIAGIKLCESYNRQYGQSHGIDYRSVMPTNLYGPGDSYHPENSHVIPALIRRFHEAKVTNAPEVLIWGTGNPRREFLYVDDMAAASVFVMDLTKEIYDQHTSPMQSHINVGFGSDVTISELATAVAKATSYSGRIGFDSSKPDGAPRKWMDSSRLNRLGWKATIGLSAGLEKAYADFLKNTA